In the genome of Bosea sp. BIWAKO-01, the window CCGCCTGACGAGATCCGCGCCGATCTGGCGCTGGCCCGGGAGCGCGGCTTTTCGCTCAATCCCGGCCGGCTGGTTGCCAGTTCCTGGGGCGTCGGCATCGCCTTCCGCTATCCGGACGGCCGCGTCGCCGGCGCGCTCAGCCTGGCGGCGATCGACAGCCGCATGGTTCCCGCGCGCCAGGTCGAGTTGGCGCGCCATCTTACGACCGAAGCGGAGAGGATGGAGCGCCTGCTCGCGCAGATGTTCGTCCGCAAGACATCCCAAGGCGGCGGCCCGCAGCAGGGGGCACGCCCAATTACAAAATCGAGGAGCGCCTGACGTGACCGAAGCCCTTGCCAGCCAGGCTGCCCCGCGCGGCGGCGTCGCGCCCGTGACGCGCCGCGTGATGAACCTTGCCCATATCGTCACCCAGAATGCGCGCCGCTTCGGCCAGCGCCCTGGCTTCATCTGGGGGGACAGGCAATGGAAATGGGCCGAGATCGATGCGCAGGTTTCGGCGCTGGCCGCGGCGCTGGCGGCGCGGGGCATCGGCAAGGGCGACCGCGTCCTGGTTCATTCGAAGAACTGCGAGGCGATGTTCTTCTCGATGTTCGCGGCCTTCCGGCTTGGTGCCATCTGGGTGCCGACCAATTTCAGGCTGCTGCCGGACGAGGTCGAGTATCTCGCGACGGCGTCCGGTGCGAAGGCCTTCCTCTGCCATGGCGATTTTCCGGAGCATGCTGCGGCGGTCGCCGCTGCGGAACCCGCGCCGCGCTTTACCTGGCGTATCGGGGCGGGAGCCTTTGGCGAGGCCGAGGTCGGCGATATGATCGCGCGCCATGCCGGTGCAGACGTTGCGAATGCCGCGGTCGAGCGTGACGATCCCTGTTGGTTCTTCTTTACCTCGGGTACCACGGGGCGCTCGAAGGCTGCCGTGCTCACCCATGGCCAGATGGGTTTCGTCGTCACCAATCATCTCTGCGACCTGATGCCGGGAACGACGGAGGCGGATGCATCGCTCGTGGTCGCGCCTCTCTCCCACGGCGCGGGCGTGCACCAACTCGTCATTTCGGCGCGCGGCGCGCCGACGATCCTGCTGCCGTCGGAGCGTTTTGACGTCGACGAGGCCTATCGCCTGATCGCGCGCCACCGCATCACCAATATCTTCACCGTGCCGACGATCCTGAAGATGCTGGTCGAGCACCCGGCCGTCGACACGCATGACCACTCCTCGCTGCGCTATGTCATTTATGCCGGCGCGCCAATGTATCGCGAGGATCAGAAGGCGGCGCTTGGCAAGCTGGGCAAGGTGATCGTGCAGTATTTCGGGCTGGGTGAGGTCACCGGCAATATCACGGTGCTGCCGCCAGCCCTGCATGATCCCGAAGATGGCCCGAATGCGCGCATCGGGACCTGCGGCTTCGAGCGCACGGGAATGCAGGTCCAGATCCAGGATGATGAGGGGCGTGAGGTCGCGGCAGGGGAGCAGGGCGAAATCTGCGTCGTCGGCCCGGCCGTGTTCGCGGGCTACTACGACAACCCCGAGGCCAACGCGAAATCATTTCGCGACGGCTGGTTCCGCACGGGTGACCTCGGCCACATGGACGAACAGGGCTTTGTCTACATCACCGGGCGCGCGTCCGACATGTACATTTCCGGCGGCTCGAACATCTATCCGCGCGAGATCGAGGAGAAGATCCTGACCCATCCTGCAATCGCGGAGGTGGCCGTGGTCGGCGTGCCCGATCCGGTCTGGGGCGAGATCGGTATCGCCGTCTGCGTCGCATGTTCCGGGGCGCAGGCCAGCGAGGCGGAGCTCGCCGAGTTCCTCTCGACCAAGATCGCCCGCTACAAGATGCCGAAGCGCTTCCTGTTCTGGGAGGCGCTGCCGAAGTCGGGTTACGGCAAGGTGCCGAAGCGGCTGGTCAAGGACGAGCTTGAAGCGCGCGGCGAACTCGCCCGGATGCGGGGCGAGAGGTGATGCGGCAAATCATCCAGCCCGGTCCCGCTGCGCCTGAGCGCATTCGATGGATCGAAGCGCATGGCCGACGCTTCAGGATGTCTCTCGCGGCCGGACTTCCGCTTCTGGAAGCGGTGCGCCGCGGCTTTGCGGCTATGGGTTTCACCAGTGGCGTGGTCACGGTCGATGGGCTCGTCCTCGGACCTTTCGCCTATGTGATGCCGGCGCTGTCGAAGACACCGGAGCATGCCGCCTTCTATAGCGACACGTTTCGGCCTGCTGGCGTGACGCGCGTCGAGACGGGGGCGATGACCTTCGGCACGCGTGATGGAGCGCCCTTCTTCCACTGCCACGCGCTCTGGACGGAAGCGGACGGCAAGGTGAGCGGCGGTCATATCCTGCCGGACGACACCGTGCTCGCAGAAACGGTCACCGTACCGGCGCTGGGCCTCGATGGCGCCGGTTTTGCCGCCGCGCCCGATCCGGAGACGAATTTCAAACTGTTCGGACCGGTCGCAGTGCCGTTCTCCGGGGCTTCGCGCGAAGGGCGTTATTTCGCCCTGCGTGTGGGCCCGAATGTCGACTTCACCACGGCGCTGGAAGAGTTCTGTGCCGAACGCGGCATCCGGCGTGCCGTCATCCATGGCGGCGTCGGCAGCACCATCGGCGCGCATTTCGAGGATGGCCGGATCGTCGAGAATTTCGCGACAGAAGTCGCGATTCAGGCCGGGGTTATCGAGCCCGCGCAGGGGCGACTTGTCGCAGAGATCGATGTGGCGCTGGTCGATTTTACCGGTGCGATGGCGCAGGGCCGTCTGAGACGCGGCGACAATCCGGTGTTGATGACCTTCGAGCTAGTACTCGAGGCCTTGTAGGGCGCCAGAGGGGCCACTCAAGCCTTCGGTCGGCACCGAAGTGTTTCGAGGTGTCAGCGTGTATGCGAAGGCGCAGTCTCCCGCGCACCCAGCAAGGGCGGGAGCCAGCCATGAACATAGCTTCGATCAACACAGCGCGCGCCGTCGGCGCGGGCGAGGTCATGAGGTTGACGGAAACGGCCGAGATGCCCGGCTTGCTGGTCCGGCGTGTGGCTGGAGCTGGGCCGTGCGTCGTCTACGTTCATGGCGCGACCTTTCCGTCGGCCCTTTCTGTTGCATACCGCTTCGACGGGCGTTCCTGGATGGACGACCTGCAGGAGCGCGGCTTCGATGTCTGGAGCTTTGATTTCGCAGGCTATGGCGGCTCGGACAGGCCCGCGAGCTTCCTTGCCCAGGCGCATGACAATGCGCCATCCGGGCGCGCGCCAGAGGCCGCGAAACAGCTGGCGCGGGTGATCGAGCACGTGCTGAATGTTACTGGAAGGGCCCGCGTGTCGCTCATCGCGCATTCCTGGGGCACGATCGTCGCCGGGCTCATTGCCTCGCTGCATCCGGAGCGTGTCGAGCGGCTGGTCCTGTTCGGGCCCATCGCGCAGCGCAAGACCCCAGTCCTCCTTGCGCCCGAAAGCATCGGGGCGTGGCGTCTCGTCTCGGTTGCCGACCAGCTCGCGCGCTTCATCGAGGACGTCCCGCAAGGTCACTCCCCGGTCCTGATTGAACCCACACTCGCAGACTGGGGTCGAGCCTATCTCGCCAGCGATGCGCAAGCCGCAATCAGGAGGCCTGAACCGGCGGTCAAAATCCCCGCAGGGCCTCGCGCTGATATCGCCTCGGCCTGGTCGGGGCGGCTCGGCTACGACCCCTCTCACATCACGGCGCCGACCCTGATCGTGCGCGGCGCCTGGGACGGCCTGTGCAGGGATGGCGATGCACAATGGCTGCGCGGGCGGCTTGGCTCGAGCGAAACCCGAGATGTCGTCATTCCCGAGGGCACGCATCTGATGCATCTCGAACAGGCGCGCTCTGGGCTGTTCGAGGCGACAGGGGCCTTCCTCATGAAGAGAGGCCTATGAAGATCTGGCTTTGAACCACCTCCGCCTGGCTATTCGCCGCCCCGCTTCCTTGCGATCTCCTGGTCCCGCAGATCCTTGCGCCTGATCTTGCCGGTCGGGGTCATCGGCAATTCCGTCACGAACTCGATCTCGCGCGGATACTGGTAGGCGGCGAGGCGCGATTTGACGAAATCCTGGATCTCGGCGGCGAGCGCCGCCGAGGCGGTGATCTCCGGTTTCGGCAGGACAAAAGCCTTGACCACCTCCGTCCGCAGCGGGTCCGGGCTGCCGACCACCGCGACCATCAGCACGGCGGGGTGGCGGATGATGCAATCCTCGATATCGCCGGGGCCAATGCGATAGGAGCCGCTGGAAATGATGTCGTCATCACGGCCCTGAAACCAGAAATAGCCGTCTTCGTCGCAGGCGCCGGTATCGCCGGTGACGAGCCAGTCGCCAACGAACTTCGCCGTCGTCGCCTCGGGTTGGCGCCAGTATTCCAGCATCATCACGGGGTCAGGTCGCGCGACCGCAATCAGCCCCTGCTCTCCCGCAGGCAGGACCGCGCCCTCTGGCGAGATCACCGCGACGCGATGGCCGGGAACGGCCCGCCCCATCGAGCCCGGTCTGACCGGGAACAGGCTGGCGCAGTTGGAGACGATCAGATTGGCCTCGGTCTGGCCGTAGAATTCGTTGACCTCGAAGCCGAAAGTTTCCTTGCTCCAGGCCAGCATGTCGGCGCCGAGCGTTTCGCCGCCGGTGCCGATCGAGCGCATCGCATAGGCGTAACGCTCTCCTGGATTGCGAACCTGCCGCATCAGCTTCAGCGCTGTCGGTGGCAGGAAGGCGTTACGGATGCTGTGGCGCGCCATCAGGTCGAAGGCTGCCTCCGGATCGAATTTGCGGGCTCGCGAGGCCAGCACCGGAACGCCGAAATACAGGCTCGGCAGCAGAACATCGAGCAACCCGCCGGCCCAGGCCCAGTCCGCCGGCGTCCAGAATAGGTCGCCGGCCTGCGGGAAGAATTCCTGCGGCAATTGCACGCCGGGCAGGTGGCCGAGCAGCACACGGTGCGCATGCAGCGCGCCCTTGGGCTTTCCCGTGGTGCCGGAGGTGTAGATGATCAGCGCCGGATCGTCGGGCGTGGTGTCGAGCGGCGTGAACCGGTCGGACGCCTTGTTCAACTCGCTCCAGAAGTCGAGATGGCCCGCGCCGTCGATCAGGAAGATCCGCCTGAGTTCCGGCAGGCTCGCGCGGATCGCCTCGATCTTGGCGATGTTCTCGCCGTCGGTGATCAGCGTACAGGCGCCGCTATGCTGCAGCCGGTGTTCGAGCGCATCCGGCCCGAACTGGGTGAATAGCGGCAGGGCGATCGCACCCATCTTGTAGATGGCGAGATGGGCCATCGCCGTTTCCGGGCGTTGCGGCAGCAGAATGCCGACGCGCTCACCCGGTCTGACGCCGTGGCCACGCAGCATATTGGCGAGCCGGTTTGTGCCGAGCTTGAGTGCGTCGAAACTCATCGTTGCGACGCTGTGCCCCTGGTCCTCATAGATCAGCGCCGGCTTGCCACTGCCATCCGCGTGGCGGTCGCAGGCTGCGACGCCGATATTGAACCGCTCGGGGATCTGCCAGACGAACCGCTCAAAGGTCTCGCGAAAGCTGGGGCGCCGTTCCAACATCAACCCTGATCCTCGGTGCGGCGCTTCATCAGCAGCTTGAGATGGCCGGTCTGGATGTGCTCGCCGCGCTGGTTGTGCACCTCGAGGCGCAGGGTGACGATGCCGCGGTCCGGCTTGCGGCTGGGTATCTTCTCGACCGCTGTGACGACGGCATGGACCGTGTCGCCGATCTTCACCGGCCCGGTAAATGTCCAGTGCAGATCGAGCAGGCCCATGGTGGTGGCATCGATCAGGTTCTGCTGCGACATCAGGCCGATCGCCATGGCGAGCGTCAGCGGGCCGTGGGCGATGCGCTCGCCGAAGGGCGTGCCTGCGCAATATTCGCTGTCGACATGCAGCGGGTTGAAATCGCCGGAAAGGCCGGCGAACAGCGTGATATCGCCCTCGCCGACGGTGCGCCCGCGGGTCGTGATGCTGCTGTCGAGGTCAAAGTCCTCGAAATGGAGCCCCATCCGTTCCTCCCCGCTTTGGTGCATTCTAGCGTGCTGGCGCGGGCTGCTGGCAAGGCCGAAGCAGAGCTCATTTGCTCACCGCGGTGTTGCACTGATGGTGAGTCCCGGTGCTCTCTTGCTGGGACATCGAAGGGGACGCTCGCCCGGTTCCCAACACCCTGGCCTGAGGACGAAACGCCGTGAGCACGATCTGGATCGAAGCCGCGATCAACGGTCCCTGGGGCAGGGAGCGCCAGCCCGGCATTCCGATCAGCATCCCCGAGATCGTTGCCGATGGCATTGCGGCGGTCGAGGCCGGGGCGGCCATTGTCCATCTTCATGTCTATGACGTCGTGACTGGCCGCCAGCGCGACGATTGGGAGCTCTATGCGCAAGCGATCGAGGGCATCCGCGCCAAGGTCGACGCCATCGTCTATCCGACCATCCCCATCGTCGGCTCCGGCTATGCCGGCGATATCGTCGGTTCCGGCCGCTACTGGCACCTGGAGGAGCTGGCGAAGCGCGGCCTAGCCGAGTGGGGAGTGCTCGATCCCGGGTCCTGCAACTGGACGACCTTTGCGGGTATCCCGCAAGGCGAGGCAGGCTTCATCTATCAGAACCCCGGCGAGCATATTCGCGAGGGCATGGAGGTGGCGCAGCGCCACAAGGTCCATCCGAGCTATGCCATCTATGAGCCCGGTTTCACACGCCTCGGGGCCGCGCTGGCCAAGGCCTATCCCGGCATGCCGATGCCGATCTACCGGCTGATGTTCTCGGACGCCTTTGCCTGGGGCTTCCCGCCGAGGGCCTATGCGCTCGAAGCCCATCTTGCGCTGCTTGCCGAGGTTGCGCCGCGGGCACCGGTGATGATCGCGGGGCTAGGCGTCGAACTCGGCGACCTGATTCCGCACGCGGTCGCGCAGGGCGTGCATGTTCGCGCCGGATTGGAAGACGCCCCGTTCGGTGAACGCCGCAGCAATGCGGAACTGATCGCAGAGGCGGTCCGCCGCGTCGAGGCAGCCGGCGGACGGGCAGCGAGCGCAACCGAGGTGAGGGCAGATCTGAGCGCGCGGGGATGAGAGCTCCGCTCGGGAGCTGCCGAGATCGAAAGCTCGAAGCAACAAACGGGCGGCCTGCATGGACCGCCCGTCATGCATATGCAGGCGTGCGCTTCGTTACTTAGCCATCGCAGCTCGCGCCGCCTCGATCTTCGCCTTCACGGCATCGAGATTGAAGCTCGCGCCCCTCTGCATCGGCGGGAACTCAATCGCCGTCATCGCCAACTTCTCGACTTGTTGCTGAACGAAGACGAAGCGCCAGAACTCATATTTGAACCATTGAAAGTACTCCTGCGAGCCGGACTTGGTCCCATTCTCGGGCCAACCCGTGCGCTCGAACGGATCGAGGCGAAGGTTGGTCAAATAAGGTACGTCAACCTTGGTCTTGTCGCCGAGCCAGCCGCCGGGCTGATCAATGAACCGGTACTTGTAGTCGCCAATTCGCACGGCGCCGAGTTCACTTTCCCCGAAGTAATAGATTTCGTTGCGAGTCGACTGGCCCTTGCCGGTAATCATCTCCATCTGGTTGTAGCCGTCCAGATAGACCTTGTAGGTCCGGTCGCCGATCTGCTTACCCTTCTTCAGTTCTTCGGTGATGTTCGGGTTGCCGGCTGCGGCCAGGAACGTCGGGAACCAGTCGAGCCCTGAGATGATACCGCTCTCGACCTTGCCCGCCGGCACTTTGCCCGGCCAGCGGATCATCGCCGGCGCACGGAAGCCGCCTTCCATGATCGTCCCCTTGCTCTGCGCGAACGGCGTCTGGCCACCGTCCGGCCAGGTGAAGACCTCGGTGCCATTGTCGGTGGTGAACACCACGATGGTGTTGTCATCCACGCCCATATCCTTGAGCTTCTTCATTACCAAACCGACATCGTCATCGAGTTGGGCCATGCCGGCCTCATGGATGGACCAGCCATTCGTCGAGTTCCGCATCGCCTCGTATTTCGGCGACAGGTGCGTGACGATGTGCATCCGGGTCGGATTGAGCCACAGGAAGAATGGCTTGTTGTCCGCCTTGGCCTTATCGAGGAACTTGAAGGAAAGGTCGCGGATTTCGTCATCCACGGTTTCCATGCGCTTCGGGCACAGCTCCCCTGCGTCCGTGATCGTCTGCTTTCCGACCTTGCCCCAGCGTGGATCGACGCTTGAATCGTCGGTGGTGCTGGCGAAGGAGTGGACCATATTGCGCGGGCCGACCTGCGACCTGAGGTTCTGCGGGTAGTTCGGATGGCAGGGGTCTTCCATCGCATCGAGGTGATAGAGGTAGCCGAAGAACTCGTCGAACCCGTGTACCGTCGGCAGGAACTCGTTCTTGTCGCCAAGATGGTTCTTGCCGAACTGGCCGGTAGCGTAGCCCATCCCCTGGAGCGCGGTGGCAATCGTGACGGCCTCTGCAGGCAGCCCGGTCGGGGCGCCGGCCTGGCCAACCGTGGTCATGCCGGTGCGGATCGGCAGTTCGCCTGTAATGAAATTGGCGCGCCCGGCCGTGCAGCTCGCTTCGGCGTAATAGTCTGTGAACAGCATGCCTTCCGCGGCGAGCTTGTCGAGGTTCGGCGTCCGGCCCGCCATCATGCCTCGGTGGTAGGCGCCGATGTTCCAGATGCCGATGTCGTCCCCCATGATGAAGACGATGTTGGGCCGCTGCTGCTGTGCGGGTGGCTGTGCCGGCGCTTGCGCGGCAGCGGGGCCGATGAGCGCGAGCGATATCAGCGTCGCCGTGCCGAACAGCGCGGCGCGGGATCGTGCCCGCCAATCGGGAACTGATTGGCGGGGGCAGCTTCCATCCATCGGTGTTTCGATTTCAATACGACCAGACGCCATCGGACCCTCCAATACAGGATGAATCTCAGATTGATGCGTGAGAGGGTTCTCGATGGATACATCGAGAACCGATTTCGCGGCGCGAAATCATTTTGCTGTGCTGATGCGCCAAATATTCGGTTTCAGATATGCCGGAAATATCGAGCAGTTGGGGCAACAAATGTTGGGTGGATTGTTCAATCAACCCTAAAACGGCTTCGATCCAACTGCTCGTCGTTAGCATAATCGCGGGGATCTTAAATACAAAGGGGAAATGACGCTTGTGGCACGGCTGCCGGTTGCGTCGTATCCATTGGGCTCTTGGTGTTGCGGGTGGTGCACCGGACGTCCGCTACGGTAAGGTGGCTGGCGTGGTTGCGCTGACACCGGGGCGCGCAAGCTGAGGCCGGCAAGGAGTGGGCATGGCTCATCGGGGCGGTGGGACGCGAACAGATACCGCTTCCAGGCGCATCGGGGCTTCGCCGCAAGCCATCTATCGGGCGTTGCTTGACCCGCAGGCGTTGGCGTCCTGGCTCCCGCCCCGGGGTATGACCGGTGCGGTTCTCTTGTTCGAGCCGAGGGCAGGCGGGCGCTATCGCATCGTCCTGACCTATGAGGCATCGCAGCATTCAGTGTCCGGCAAGACCTCGGAGGACACCGACATCGTTCAAGGGCTTTTTCTGGAATTGCTTCCCGACGAGCGGATCGTCCAGTCGGTCGAGTTCGTGTCGGAGGATCCGTCCTTCGCAGGCACGATGACGATGACATGGAGCTTCGCTCCGGTCGGGGGCGGCACAGAGGTCGCCATCCGCTGCGAGAATGTACCCGCGGGCATCCGGCCGGAGGATCACGACGTGGGCTTGCGGTCGACCTTGGCGAATCTCGCGGCCTTTCTCGCATGAGGGGTGCCGTCGGCGCACCGTGCTGCCGCGACGGGGCAACATGCGGCATTGGTTCTGCCGTGATCGTGCCCTACATCCTGGGCGCCACCCTGCAGCCGATCCTGTGAGCGACATGTCCGAACGTGACAGCGAAGCCAATCGTTTCTCCGCCCGCGCAGCCCGTTACGCTCGCGTCGGGGCGAATGTCGGTGGGGTCGCGGCGCGCATTGCCGGGACGCGGCTGCTCGGGCTGGAAGGCCGTAATCTCAGCAATGCCGAGGCGCTGGCCAAGGCGCTGGGTGGGCTGAAGGGGCCAATCATGAAGGTGGCGCAACTCGTCGCCACCATTCCCGACGTCGTGCCGCCGGAATACGCCGCCGAGTTGCAGAAGCTGCAATCGCAGGCGCCGCCGATGGGGCCGGCCTTCGTCAAGCGCCGCATGATGGCGGAGCTCGGGCCGCAATGGCGCACGCGCTTCGCCGAGTTCGACCTGAAGCCTGCGGCGGCAGCTTCGCTCGGCCAGGTGCACAGGGCAACGACGCATGATGGCGTGCCGGTTGCCTGCAAACTGCAATATCCGGATATGGAATCGGCGGTCGAGGCAGATATCGCCCAGCTCGACGTCCTGTTTGCGCTGCATCGACGCATGGATCCGGTGATCGACACCACAGAGATCGCCAAGGAGATCGGCGCGCGGGTGCGAGAGGAGCTCGACTATGTCCGCGAGGCGAAACATATCGCGCTTTACCGCGCGATGCTGGCCGAGACGTCGGATGTGCGCGTGCCGGCGCTGGAAGCCGGGCTGTCGACCCGCCGGCTCTTGACCATGCACTGGCTCGAGGGTGACCGAATCCTTGACCATAAGCAGGATGGGCAGGAGTCCCGCGATCGGATCTCGACCGCGATGTTCCGTGCCTGGTGGCGCCCCTTCAGCCATCACGGCGTCATTCACGGCGATCCGCATCTCGGAAACTACACGGTGTTCTCGGAAGAGGGGGCGCCACAAGGCATCAACCTGCTCGATTATGGCTGCATCCGGATCTTCCCACCCTCCTTCGTCGGCGGGGTGGTCGATCTCTATCGCGGCCTCCTGGAGAATGACCAGGCGCGCGTGATCCACGCTTATGAAACCTGGGGCTTCAAGGGGCTGACCAAGGAGTTGGTTGACACCCTCAACATCTGGGCGCGTTTCATCTACGGGCCGTTGCTGGAGGACAGGACCCGGCGCATCGCCGAAGATGTCAGTCCGGCGGAGTATGGCCGCAAGCAGGCCTTCCAGGTGCACCAGGCGCTGAAGAAGCGCGGACCGGTGACCGTGCCGCGTGAGTTCGTCTTCATGGACCGCGCCGCGATCGGCCTCGGCGGCGTCTTCCTGCATCTCGATGCCGCGCTGAATTTTCATCGCCTGTTCGAGCAGGAAATCGAGAATTTCTCGACCGAGCATGTGGCTAAAGTTCAGGCGAAGGCACTCGATCGCGCCGGACTCGCCGCTGCGCATTGACGGGGATGTTCGTTCCGGCATCCCCGTTGTTTCCAGGGCTTTGCAGAGCAAGCGGTTTCACTGCCTGAAATGCTCCTGAAACAGGCGGCGATGGCGTGTTGACGCGTTGCCAGACCCTTCGCTGGTGCGCTACACGGCAATGAGACCTTTTTATGCGGGAACAGTTTTTATGGCCCACCACGGACACAGCGCAGCCGATGCTCCGCAGATGGATTATCCGGAACACGAGCGGACCTATCGCGGCTTCGTCCACATGGCCGAAGTCACCACCGCAGCTTGCCTTGCCATCGTCGCTGCACTCGCCGTCGGTGGCACCAAGCACGCCTGGGGTACTGCGGTCGTCGGCACGCTCCTGACCCTCGTCGCCACCGGCGTCGGCATTGCCGCTCCCTCGCTGTCCTGGCGCGCACCGGCGGTTCCGCTGGTTCTGATGCTGCTCGCGCTCCTCCTGATGTAACGCCGGAAAGGCCCCGCCTGCCATGCGCATTGCTGTCCCAGCCGAAACGCAAGGGACGGAGACCCGCGTCGCCGTGACGCCGGAAACCGTCCGCAAGTTCATTGGCCTCGGGGCCGATGTCGCAGTGGAGAAGGGGGCGGGGCTCGCTTCCGGTATTACCGACGCTGACTACCAGGCTGCCGGCGCGACCACCGCCAAGAACGCCAAGGAGGCGCTGAAGGGCGCCGATATCGTTCTCAAGGTGCGCCGCCCGGCCGAGAGCGAACTCGCCGGCCTGCCGGCAGGCGCGCTCGTCATCGGCATCATGGATCCTTACGGTAACGAGGCCGCAGTCGAAGGCCTTGCGAAGGCCAATGTTGCTGCTTTCGCCATGGAATTTATGCCGCGCATCACCCGTGCGCAGGTGATGGACGTCCTGTCCTCTCAGGCCAATCTCGCCGGCTATCGGGCCGTGATCGACGGCGCCGCCGAGTATGGCCGGGCTCTGCCGATGATGATGACGGCGGCAGGCACGGTTCCCGCGGCGAAGATCTTCATCATGGGCGTCGGCGTTGCCGGCCTGCAGGCGATCGCGACTGCGCGGCGTCTCGGCGCCATCGTCACCGCGACCGACGTGCGCCCCGCCACCAAGGAACAGGTCGAGTCACTCGGCGCAAAATTCCTCGCCGTCGAGGACGAGGAATTCAAGCAGGCGCAGACCGCCGGCGGCTACGCCAAGGAAATGTCGCCGGAATACCGGGCAAAGCAGGCCGAGCTCACCGCCGGCCACATCGCCAAGCAGGACATCGTCATCACCACCGCGCTGATCCCGGGCCGCCCGGCGCCGAAGTTGATCACGGCCGCGATGGTCGAAAGCATGAAGGCGGGTTCGGTGATCATCGATCTCGCTGTCGAGCGCGGCGGCAATTGCGAACTCGCCAAGCCGGGCGAGATCGTGACCACGCCGAATGGCGTCAAGATCGTGGGCCATCTGAATGTGCCCGGGCGTCTACCTGCGACATCCTCCAGTCTCTACGCCAAGAATCTCTTCGCCTTCGTCGAAACGCTGATCGACAAGGCCGAGAAGAAGCTCGCCGTGAACTGGGACGACGAATTGGTGAAGGCGACTGCGCTGACTCGGGACGGCGCGGTGATTCATCCGAATTTCGCGCCGAAGGCCTGAAGCATCGCTAGGGGGAGTGTCCGACCATGGCTAATCCGACACCTGAACAAGCGCTCGAGCAGGCCCG includes:
- a CDS encoding MaoC/PaaZ C-terminal domain-containing protein — its product is MGLHFEDFDLDSSITTRGRTVGEGDITLFAGLSGDFNPLHVDSEYCAGTPFGERIAHGPLTLAMAIGLMSQQNLIDATTMGLLDLHWTFTGPVKIGDTVHAVVTAVEKIPSRKPDRGIVTLRLEVHNQRGEHIQTGHLKLLMKRRTEDQG
- a CDS encoding alpha/beta fold hydrolase; this translates as MNIASINTARAVGAGEVMRLTETAEMPGLLVRRVAGAGPCVVYVHGATFPSALSVAYRFDGRSWMDDLQERGFDVWSFDFAGYGGSDRPASFLAQAHDNAPSGRAPEAAKQLARVIEHVLNVTGRARVSLIAHSWGTIVAGLIASLHPERVERLVLFGPIAQRKTPVLLAPESIGAWRLVSVADQLARFIEDVPQGHSPVLIEPTLADWGRAYLASDAQAAIRRPEPAVKIPAGPRADIASAWSGRLGYDPSHITAPTLIVRGAWDGLCRDGDAQWLRGRLGSSETRDVVIPEGTHLMHLEQARSGLFEATGAFLMKRGL
- a CDS encoding 3-keto-5-aminohexanoate cleavage protein, with the translated sequence MSTIWIEAAINGPWGRERQPGIPISIPEIVADGIAAVEAGAAIVHLHVYDVVTGRQRDDWELYAQAIEGIRAKVDAIVYPTIPIVGSGYAGDIVGSGRYWHLEELAKRGLAEWGVLDPGSCNWTTFAGIPQGEAGFIYQNPGEHIREGMEVAQRHKVHPSYAIYEPGFTRLGAALAKAYPGMPMPIYRLMFSDAFAWGFPPRAYALEAHLALLAEVAPRAPVMIAGLGVELGDLIPHAVAQGVHVRAGLEDAPFGERRSNAELIAEAVRRVEAAGGRAASATEVRADLSARG
- a CDS encoding PCC domain-containing protein, coding for MRQIIQPGPAAPERIRWIEAHGRRFRMSLAAGLPLLEAVRRGFAAMGFTSGVVTVDGLVLGPFAYVMPALSKTPEHAAFYSDTFRPAGVTRVETGAMTFGTRDGAPFFHCHALWTEADGKVSGGHILPDDTVLAETVTVPALGLDGAGFAAAPDPETNFKLFGPVAVPFSGASREGRYFALRVGPNVDFTTALEEFCAERGIRRAVIHGGVGSTIGAHFEDGRIVENFATEVAIQAGVIEPAQGRLVAEIDVALVDFTGAMAQGRLRRGDNPVLMTFELVLEAL
- a CDS encoding arylsulfatase, translating into MDGSCPRQSVPDWRARSRAALFGTATLISLALIGPAAAQAPAQPPAQQQRPNIVFIMGDDIGIWNIGAYHRGMMAGRTPNLDKLAAEGMLFTDYYAEASCTAGRANFITGELPIRTGMTTVGQAGAPTGLPAEAVTIATALQGMGYATGQFGKNHLGDKNEFLPTVHGFDEFFGYLYHLDAMEDPCHPNYPQNLRSQVGPRNMVHSFASTTDDSSVDPRWGKVGKQTITDAGELCPKRMETVDDEIRDLSFKFLDKAKADNKPFFLWLNPTRMHIVTHLSPKYEAMRNSTNGWSIHEAGMAQLDDDVGLVMKKLKDMGVDDNTIVVFTTDNGTEVFTWPDGGQTPFAQSKGTIMEGGFRAPAMIRWPGKVPAGKVESGIISGLDWFPTFLAAAGNPNITEELKKGKQIGDRTYKVYLDGYNQMEMITGKGQSTRNEIYYFGESELGAVRIGDYKYRFIDQPGGWLGDKTKVDVPYLTNLRLDPFERTGWPENGTKSGSQEYFQWFKYEFWRFVFVQQQVEKLAMTAIEFPPMQRGASFNLDAVKAKIEAARAAMAK
- a CDS encoding acyl-CoA synthetase — encoded protein: MTEALASQAAPRGGVAPVTRRVMNLAHIVTQNARRFGQRPGFIWGDRQWKWAEIDAQVSALAAALAARGIGKGDRVLVHSKNCEAMFFSMFAAFRLGAIWVPTNFRLLPDEVEYLATASGAKAFLCHGDFPEHAAAVAAAEPAPRFTWRIGAGAFGEAEVGDMIARHAGADVANAAVERDDPCWFFFTSGTTGRSKAAVLTHGQMGFVVTNHLCDLMPGTTEADASLVVAPLSHGAGVHQLVISARGAPTILLPSERFDVDEAYRLIARHRITNIFTVPTILKMLVEHPAVDTHDHSSLRYVIYAGAPMYREDQKAALGKLGKVIVQYFGLGEVTGNITVLPPALHDPEDGPNARIGTCGFERTGMQVQIQDDEGREVAAGEQGEICVVGPAVFAGYYDNPEANAKSFRDGWFRTGDLGHMDEQGFVYITGRASDMYISGGSNIYPREIEEKILTHPAIAEVAVVGVPDPVWGEIGIAVCVACSGAQASEAELAEFLSTKIARYKMPKRFLFWEALPKSGYGKVPKRLVKDELEARGELARMRGER
- a CDS encoding acyl-CoA synthetase codes for the protein MLERRPSFRETFERFVWQIPERFNIGVAACDRHADGSGKPALIYEDQGHSVATMSFDALKLGTNRLANMLRGHGVRPGERVGILLPQRPETAMAHLAIYKMGAIALPLFTQFGPDALEHRLQHSGACTLITDGENIAKIEAIRASLPELRRIFLIDGAGHLDFWSELNKASDRFTPLDTTPDDPALIIYTSGTTGKPKGALHAHRVLLGHLPGVQLPQEFFPQAGDLFWTPADWAWAGGLLDVLLPSLYFGVPVLASRARKFDPEAAFDLMARHSIRNAFLPPTALKLMRQVRNPGERYAYAMRSIGTGGETLGADMLAWSKETFGFEVNEFYGQTEANLIVSNCASLFPVRPGSMGRAVPGHRVAVISPEGAVLPAGEQGLIAVARPDPVMMLEYWRQPEATTAKFVGDWLVTGDTGACDEDGYFWFQGRDDDIISSGSYRIGPGDIEDCIIRHPAVLMVAVVGSPDPLRTEVVKAFVLPKPEITASAALAAEIQDFVKSRLAAYQYPREIEFVTELPMTPTGKIRRKDLRDQEIARKRGGE